The Mytilus edulis chromosome 12, xbMytEdul2.2, whole genome shotgun sequence genome contains a region encoding:
- the LOC139498226 gene encoding protein wech-like: MSCEENQKSSSKSQVKGGILKNSRKGQEEENTAQVPVPAHKACELCEGASYEWKCIECNQFVCTNCKRIHKRQTATRKHQIVDITDVGSDPEASSSCDTHKSELYTLYCKDCTVLVCTRCITTTHESHSFCEIEKVAGKTKKRLEEYVESLRESLRKSNEVADSFHRDKRKALKTYDSVIKSVNENIKKIIEDLEKGREGLTQTIENAKSEASQEVKQCEKEYEDRKNKICRLINASELALQSNDNIRIVQHQSSVEDLIGVLPPEVEDIEINVPKFVPVYDTFPLKPEDIIGKVHIDASREKKRHPPLRKKDSILSRISLDTDVGPLMTTSIRHSFRVQSLSDRSVGCIAVVSDNEAWVACPYDQNVCLVRRNGSLTKEVPTDFNISDIAITKSGDLLLSSAESRSLKLLCKDEIGFRDFMDTFPSEPHGVSVAGNGEILVCLTDGDFGHVTRLSETGKIKQEYDTYVVKEQCYLLRKPVRCVETSNGDMWILDEAAKKIVVLNSEGNFKFLWDGPNNENGKIRIEPSGLDCDDNGNILVTDYDNDKIYLINADTSETETLQIEVKKEPIRDPYGIAIHADKFVWVGCDDGVVHVMRYQRQMP; the protein is encoded by the coding sequence ATGAGCTGTGAGGAAAATCAAAAGAGTTCAAGCAAAAGTCAAGTAAAAGGAGGAATTCTAAAGAATTCAAGGAAAGGTCAAGAGGAAGAAAACACAGCTCAAGTACCTGTTCCGGCTCACAAAGCCTGTGAACTGTGCGAAGGTGCTTCGTACGAATGGAAATGTATTGAATGTAACCAGTTCGTATGCACAAACTGTAAACGTATTCATAAAAGGCAAACTGCTACGAGGAAACACCAGATTGTCGACATAACAGATGTCGGCTCTGATCCTGAGGCTAGTTCATCATGCGATACACATAAATCTGAGCTGTACACCTTATATTGTAAAGACTGTACAGTGCTCGTGTGCACTAGATGTATAACTACTACCCATGAGAGTCATAGCTTCTGTGAAATAGAAAAAGTAGCAGGGAAAACGAAGAAACGACTGGAGGAATACGTCGAAAGCTTGAGAGAAAGTCTAAGAAAATCTAATGAAGTTGCAGACAGTTTTCACAGAGATAAAAGGAAAGCTTTGAAAACTTACGATTCTGTCATAAAGTCCGttaacgaaaatataaaaaaaatcatcgagGATCTAGAAAAGGGTAGAGAGGGCCTGACACAAACTATCGAAAATGCTAAAAGCGAGGCGTCACAAGAGGTTAAGCAGTGCGAAAAAGAATACGAAGATAGAAAGAATAAAATATGTAGACTGATTAATGCAAGTGAGTTGGCATTACAATCGAACGATAATATTCGAATTGTACAGCACCAGTCATCAGTAGAGGACCTTATAGGTGTATTGCCACCAGAAGTTGAAGATATAGAAATCAATGTTCCAAAATTTGTACCCGTTTACGATACTTTTCCCTTAAAACCAGAAGACATTATAGGAAAAGTGCATATTGATGCAAGCAGAGAGAAAAAGAGGCATCCACCATTGAGAAAGAAGGATTCGATTCTAAGTCGGATAAGTCTTGACACTGATGTTGGACCACTCATGACTACTTCGATTAGACATTCATTTCGAGTTCAATCACTTAGCGATCGAAGTGTAGGGTGTATTGCCGTCGTCAGTGATAATGAGGCATGGGTTGCATGTCCGTATGATCAGAATGTTTGCTTAGTGCGCAGGAACGGAAGTCTGACAAAAGAAGTCCCTACTGATTTCAATATTTCCGATATTGCTATTACCAAATCAGGTGACCTCCTGTTATCTTCGGCTGAGAGTCGAAGCTTAAAACTGCTTTGTAAAGATGAAATTGGATTTCGAGATTTTATGGATACATTCCCTTCCGAACCACATGGTGTCAGTGTCGCGGGAAATGGCGAGATTTTAGTGTGTCTTACGGATGGAGATTTTGGTCATGTGACAAGACTTTCAGAGACTGGAAAAATCAAGCAAGAGTATGATACATATGTGGTTAAAGAACAGTGCTACCTTCTGAGGAAACCCGTCCGTTGCGTGGAAACGTCAAATGGAGATATGTGGATTTTAGACGAAGCTGCAAAGAAAATCGTTGTCCTGAACAGCGAAgggaattttaaatttttatgggACGGTCCAAATAACGAAAATGGTAAAATACGCATTGAACCAAGTGGCCTTGATTGTGATGATAATGGTAATATTTTGGTAACAGATTATGACAATGATAAAATATATCTCATTAATGCAGACACTTCAGAGACGGAAACTTTGCAAATCGAAGTGAAGAAAGAACCCATAAGAGATCCATATGGGATTGCCATACATGCAGACAAGTTTGTATGGGTCGGCTGCGATGACGGAGTGGTTCACGTTATGAGATACCAGCGACAAATGCCGTGA